GCCATTTTCTTGGGGCGCGGCGGCTTTCGGGCAGCCGCGCCCTTTCATGAAAGCGGGGCTTCATCAATACTGCCGAAGGTTCGCATTGCCGTAACAGGGAGACGCGGAAAAATGATTTACTCGTCCGCTGCGATAATAGTTTACAATATAAACTATCAAAAACTCCAGAGCGGCGGTGAAAAAAGATGACGGGCGGCGGGGAAATAATTTTATATCAGGCGCATGACGGCAGCGTAAAACTTGAGGTACAGACGGACGGAGAGACGGTGTGGCTGACAAAGGAACAGATGGGGACTCTCTTTGACAGAGACAGGAGTGTAATCAGCAGGCATATAGGGAACATATACAAAGAAGAAGAGCTTGAGGAAGAATCAACCTGTGCAAAATTTGCACAAGTTCAGACCGAGGGCGGCAGGTCGGTGCAAAGAGAGATCGAACGTTATAATCTTGACGTCATCATCTCAGTCGGCTACCGTGTCAAATCAAGGCGCGGCGTAGATTTTCGCCGCTGGGCCGGCAAAGTTTTGAAGGACTATGTCATGAAGGGATACGCCGTCAACGACAGGCGTGCAGAGCGATTTGTACTGTTTTTTAAACCATCCTCGCTTGCGGGCGTCCGGCCTGCTACATAATGCCTGCTGCCGCCTTCCTTGGACGTGGACAATGCGGTTTGGCTTACGTTTCACAGCCTTATTGCTCTTTATGCCTGCTGCTTTGAGCACGCGTGCCTCCGAAGAACAGCTCACAGATATACACTCCAATTCGTCACCGTGCCCGAAGACTGTTTTCCGATCACTCTAAAACGATCCGTTTTTTTATCTGTCATGTTCACTAGTGTCTGTCTCATAGTGACATTATCCCAGGCAAATTATGGGGTGGCTTTATCACATAACAACAATATGGGCTCCACGAACATTGATTGACATAAATAAACCACAGGCATACGGATACATAACTTGGAGATTAGGGTTTCTGCTGTAACTTGGACACTATCTAAGTAAAATGTTATACTTTTAAATAGTTTTCAAAGGTATTATTAAAATTTAAAATGCAAAAGGGGGACCGAGTAAAACATTGTCGGTCGCAAAAAACGATATTCGAAGGAGGGTTTGTTATGCAAAGTAAAAGGTTCCTGAAAAATGTACAGACAGCAATAATAGTTGCTTTTGTAATCTGCTCACTTAGCTTCATCGCTATAGCTTCGAATTCAAAGGGTAAGCCCGCATCTGAAAGTGAAGTTGGGGGATCGTGGAGTGTGGATATGAGCAAACTGGAAAATCTGTGGTTTGCGGATCAGAATTGGGATGGAAAATCTTTAAAAGAATACTCCTCAAAGGTAAAAGCCCATTTTGCCGATCCTGACGCCTCCGAATTCGGCGACCATCCAGACTTTACGGCCGAAATGCGCGCTAACGAAAACGATCCGGAAGGCACTGTAAAAATTCTTACCAACGCACAGATGAACAGCTATCTCGAATCTCTGCCTAAAGATAATATGACAATTCGCTACATCGGTGACTATCCGAGCGGAATGAGAATGCCGCTGCTTGTCTTCAGCAGCCCGAAACTTGATGACCCAAGCGGGGAAAAATTACGCGCGCTCAATAAACCTATATTCTACCTTCGTGCGCAAGTCCACGGTAATGAAGTGGCTTCAACAGCCGGAGCGATTATGCTCGCGCAGCGGCTCTG
The window above is part of the Cloacibacillus evryensis DSM 19522 genome. Proteins encoded here:
- a CDS encoding virulence RhuM family protein; this translates as MTGGGEIILYQAHDGSVKLEVQTDGETVWLTKEQMGTLFDRDRSVISRHIGNIYKEEELEEESTCAKFAQVQTEGGRSVQREIERYNLDVIISVGYRVKSRRGVDFRRWAGKVLKDYVMKGYAVNDRRAERFVLFFKPSSLAGVRPAT